In Fodinicola acaciae, the following proteins share a genomic window:
- a CDS encoding CGNR zinc finger domain-containing protein, with protein MSKQPWFDTGRQWLDLLASVSRAYGPAPVERVGDLDDLVEWLCVENLIPVAAPTADDLAAFRTLREALRSILTTRKPPPAAIATVNATLDGRRNRFPIASSDGASPGETFREVTIGLEPAPGGGVRRVRPADTSVVLAILAAQAVDDLTGPASAALRQCAGEDCRMYFHDPTGKRRWCADAVCGSRARVRALRARRAASK; from the coding sequence GTGAGCAAGCAGCCATGGTTTGACACCGGCCGCCAGTGGCTCGACCTGTTGGCGAGCGTGTCGCGGGCGTACGGTCCGGCGCCGGTCGAGCGCGTCGGCGACCTCGACGACCTCGTCGAATGGCTGTGCGTCGAAAACCTGATCCCGGTCGCCGCGCCGACGGCCGACGACCTCGCCGCCTTCCGTACGCTCCGTGAGGCCCTGCGCTCCATCCTCACCACCAGGAAGCCGCCGCCGGCCGCCATCGCCACCGTCAACGCCACCCTTGACGGACGACGCAATCGGTTTCCGATTGCGTCGTCCGACGGCGCTTCACCTGGGGAAACATTCCGCGAGGTGACAATCGGACTCGAGCCCGCACCAGGTGGGGGAGTGCGCCGCGTGCGACCGGCCGACACGTCCGTCGTGCTGGCGATCCTGGCGGCGCAGGCCGTCGACGATCTGACCGGACCGGCCAGTGCGGCGCTGCGGCAGTGCGCCGGGGAAGATTGCCGCATGTACTTTCACGACCCGACCGGCAAGCGCCGCTGGTGCGCCGACGCCGTCTGCGGCAGCCGCGCACGCGTACGAGCGCTGCGTGCGCGGCGAGCGGCGTCGAAGTGA
- a CDS encoding DMT family transporter, protein MRLLFLLLWSSAFLVGSAGVRAAPPLTLTSYRFALAAAVLVVLALAARARWPRNAKVWGHLIVGGLLLQAVQFSGTYVGLSLGVPAGLSALLLGCAPLLVAAAAGPVLGEWMRPVQWIGSALGIAGVVLACLDRLHGGLNLAGVAFTLLGAAGFAAGTVYQRKFTPDTDLRVTGAVQLGVSAIAMTAVTAIFGEPLLLPVNPTSIGAVLWLALVNSIGAITLLFVLMRRRGGAKATGVIYLAPPLTAVAAVPLLGQPLSIGAIAGLAVAAIGVLLVNRAQPAEPAAAASRSWPSRVTRASMTPSSSPSRTASRL, encoded by the coding sequence ATGCGTCTGCTGTTTCTGCTGCTGTGGTCGAGCGCCTTTCTGGTGGGCTCCGCCGGCGTGCGCGCGGCGCCGCCGCTGACGCTGACCAGCTATCGTTTCGCGCTCGCCGCCGCCGTCCTCGTCGTGCTTGCGTTGGCCGCGCGAGCCAGGTGGCCGCGAAACGCGAAGGTCTGGGGACATCTGATCGTCGGCGGCTTGCTGCTGCAGGCGGTGCAGTTCAGCGGCACGTACGTCGGCCTGTCGCTCGGCGTGCCGGCCGGACTTTCGGCTCTGTTGCTGGGATGTGCGCCACTGCTGGTCGCCGCGGCGGCCGGTCCGGTGCTCGGTGAGTGGATGCGGCCGGTGCAGTGGATCGGCTCGGCGCTCGGCATCGCCGGTGTCGTGCTGGCCTGCCTCGACCGGCTGCACGGCGGCCTGAACCTCGCCGGTGTCGCGTTCACGTTGCTCGGCGCGGCCGGATTCGCCGCAGGCACGGTCTATCAACGAAAGTTCACGCCGGACACCGACCTTCGCGTCACCGGCGCGGTCCAGCTCGGCGTCTCAGCCATCGCCATGACGGCGGTCACCGCCATTTTCGGCGAACCACTTCTCCTGCCGGTCAATCCGACGAGCATTGGCGCGGTTTTGTGGCTGGCGCTGGTGAATTCGATCGGCGCGATCACGCTGCTGTTCGTACTCATGCGGCGCCGCGGTGGCGCGAAGGCGACCGGCGTGATCTACCTCGCGCCGCCGCTGACGGCCGTCGCCGCCGTGCCGCTGCTCGGCCAGCCGCTGTCGATCGGCGCGATCGCGGGACTGGCGGTCGCGGCGATCGGCGTACTCCTGGTGAACAGAGCTCAGCCGGCCGAGCCGGCGGCCGCGGCCAGCCGGTCCTGGCCGTCGCGGGTCACCAGGGCGTCGATGACCCCGTCGAGCTCACCGTCCAGGACCGCGTCGAGGTTGTAG
- the prfA gene encoding peptide chain release factor 1, whose protein sequence is MSDPLESLPAIRAEYAELERQMSDPALHTDAARARQVGRRYAELGPIVAAATELESARDDLATAKELAAEDASFAAEADQLAARLPELNARLTELLMPRDPDDAKDVILEIKAGEGGEESALFAGDLLRMYLRYAERRGWKTEVMDATESALGGYKDVALAVKARGVPAPGDGVWARLKYEGGVHRVQRVPVTESQGRVHTSAAGVLVLPEAEEIDVQIDPNDLRIDVFRSSGPGGQSVNTTDSAVRITHLPTGIVVSCQNEKSQLQNKEQALRILRSRMLAAAQEEADAAASAERRSQVRTVDRSERVRTYNFPENRISDHRVGYKAYNLDAVLDGELDGVIDALVTRDGQDRLAAAAGSAG, encoded by the coding sequence ATGTCCGATCCACTCGAGTCGCTGCCGGCGATCCGCGCTGAGTACGCCGAGCTGGAGCGCCAGATGTCCGACCCGGCGCTGCACACCGACGCGGCCAGGGCGCGCCAGGTCGGCCGGCGCTATGCCGAGCTGGGTCCGATCGTGGCCGCCGCCACCGAGCTGGAGTCGGCACGCGACGACCTGGCCACCGCGAAGGAGCTGGCCGCCGAGGACGCGTCGTTCGCCGCCGAGGCCGACCAGCTCGCGGCTCGCCTTCCCGAGCTCAACGCCAGGCTCACCGAGCTGCTGATGCCGCGCGACCCGGACGACGCCAAGGACGTGATCCTGGAGATCAAGGCCGGCGAAGGCGGCGAGGAGTCGGCGTTGTTCGCCGGCGACCTGCTGCGGATGTATCTGCGTTATGCCGAGCGCCGCGGCTGGAAGACCGAGGTCATGGACGCCACCGAGTCGGCGCTCGGTGGTTACAAGGACGTGGCGCTCGCGGTCAAGGCACGCGGGGTGCCGGCGCCTGGCGACGGCGTGTGGGCTCGGCTCAAGTACGAGGGCGGCGTGCACCGCGTCCAGCGCGTACCCGTCACCGAGTCGCAGGGCCGCGTACACACGTCCGCCGCCGGGGTGCTGGTGCTGCCCGAGGCCGAGGAGATCGACGTGCAGATCGACCCCAACGACCTGCGCATCGACGTATTCCGCTCGTCGGGTCCGGGTGGCCAGAGCGTCAACACCACCGACTCGGCCGTACGGATCACCCACCTGCCGACCGGCATCGTGGTCTCCTGCCAGAACGAGAAGTCGCAGCTGCAGAACAAGGAACAGGCTCTGCGCATCCTCCGGTCGCGGATGCTCGCGGCGGCGCAGGAGGAGGCCGACGCGGCGGCCAGCGCGGAACGCCGTTCGCAGGTGCGTACGGTCGACCGCTCGGAGCGCGTACGCACCTACAACTTCCCGGAAAACCGCATCTCCGACCACCGCGTCGGCTACAAGGCCTACAACCTCGACGCGGTCCTGGACGGTGAGCTCGACGGGGTCATCGACGCCCTGGTGACCCGCGACGGCCAGGACCGGCTGGCCGCGGCCGCCGGCTCGGCCGGCTGA
- the rpmE gene encoding 50S ribosomal protein L31: MKADIHPKYVETTVTCSCGATFTTRSTARNGEIHAEVCSQCHPFYTGKQKILDSGGRVARFERRFGKRAR, from the coding sequence ATGAAGGCCGACATCCACCCGAAGTACGTCGAGACGACGGTGACCTGCTCCTGTGGTGCCACGTTCACCACCCGCAGCACCGCTCGTAACGGCGAGATCCACGCCGAGGTGTGCTCCCAGTGCCACCCGTTCTACACCGGCAAGCAGAAGATCCTGGACTCCGGTGGCCGGGTCGCGAGGTTCGAGCGTCGGTTCGGCAAGCGCGCTCGCTAG
- the rho gene encoding transcription termination factor Rho, protein MTGMKLPELQTLASELGITGTARMRKSDLITAIKAKQGAAASQDTLLPVDDTPAAEAPRRRGRRVATRAAGSAAEAATSAEEPAASRTPAPRSAPAPRSSAAESAELPAAQPAAQSGETPAPTRRRGRPRRDEQAAAAATEPAVETPAEEQPRAAAPAATEPQQRQEGGGRNRERNDNRDRNDNRGDNRGDNNRGDRDNRGDRNRNQQNQGRGPQGQNNSSDDDEDGDGRRRPRRFRDRNRRGRDRGERFETNEPEIREDDVLIPVAGIVDVLDNYAFVRTSGYLTGPTDVYVSMSQVRRNGLRRGDHVTGAVRQPREGERRDKYNALVRLDTINGVPPEEARNRPEFTKLTPLYPQQRLRLETEPNLLTTRVIDLVMPIGKGQRALIVSPPKAGKTMVLQAIANAITTNNPECHLMVVLVDERPEEVTDMQRSVKGEVIASTFDRPPSDHTTVAELSIERAKRLVELGHDVVVLLDSITRLGRAYNLAAPASGRILSGGVDSTALYPPKRFLGAARNIENGGSLTILATALVETGSTMDTVIFEEFKGTGNAELKLDRKLSDKRIFPAVDVDASSTRKEEILLGPEELGIVIKLRRVLSALDSQQALELLLAQLKKTQTNVEFLMQIQKTTPGSFGSD, encoded by the coding sequence ATGACCGGCATGAAGCTGCCGGAATTGCAGACCCTCGCGAGCGAGCTCGGCATCACCGGCACCGCGCGGATGCGCAAGAGCGACCTGATCACCGCGATCAAGGCCAAGCAGGGCGCGGCGGCGTCCCAGGACACGCTGCTGCCGGTCGACGACACACCGGCCGCGGAGGCGCCACGCCGGCGCGGCCGCCGGGTCGCGACCCGCGCCGCCGGTTCGGCCGCCGAGGCCGCGACCAGCGCGGAGGAGCCGGCCGCCAGCCGTACGCCGGCGCCGCGGTCGGCCCCGGCACCGCGGTCCTCGGCCGCCGAGAGCGCCGAGCTGCCAGCAGCGCAGCCGGCCGCGCAGTCGGGGGAGACCCCGGCTCCGACCCGCCGCCGTGGCCGTCCGCGCCGCGACGAGCAGGCCGCCGCAGCCGCCACCGAGCCGGCCGTCGAGACGCCGGCCGAGGAGCAGCCGCGCGCCGCCGCGCCGGCGGCCACCGAGCCGCAGCAGCGCCAGGAAGGTGGCGGCCGTAACCGCGAGCGCAACGACAACCGCGACCGCAACGACAACCGTGGTGACAACCGCGGCGACAACAACCGCGGCGACCGTGACAACCGTGGTGACCGCAACCGCAACCAGCAGAACCAGGGCCGCGGTCCGCAGGGCCAGAACAACTCCTCCGACGACGACGAGGACGGCGACGGCCGGCGGCGGCCGCGCCGGTTCCGCGACCGCAACCGCCGTGGCCGCGACCGCGGCGAGCGGTTCGAGACCAACGAGCCGGAGATCCGCGAGGACGACGTCCTGATCCCGGTCGCCGGCATCGTGGACGTGCTGGACAACTACGCGTTCGTACGCACCTCCGGCTATCTGACCGGCCCCACCGACGTGTACGTGTCGATGTCGCAGGTCCGCCGCAACGGCCTGCGCCGCGGCGACCACGTCACCGGTGCGGTCCGCCAGCCGCGCGAAGGCGAGCGCCGCGACAAGTACAACGCGCTCGTACGGCTGGACACCATCAACGGTGTGCCGCCGGAGGAGGCCCGCAACCGGCCGGAGTTCACCAAGCTCACGCCGCTCTATCCGCAGCAGCGGCTGCGGCTGGAGACCGAGCCCAACCTGCTCACCACCAGGGTCATCGACCTGGTGATGCCGATCGGCAAGGGCCAGCGCGCGCTGATCGTGTCGCCGCCCAAGGCCGGCAAGACGATGGTGCTGCAGGCGATCGCCAACGCGATCACCACCAACAACCCCGAGTGCCACCTGATGGTCGTCCTGGTCGACGAGCGTCCGGAAGAGGTCACCGACATGCAGCGCTCGGTGAAGGGTGAGGTCATCGCCTCCACCTTCGACCGGCCGCCGTCCGACCACACCACGGTCGCCGAGCTGTCCATCGAGCGCGCGAAGCGGCTGGTCGAGCTGGGGCACGACGTGGTCGTGCTCCTCGACTCGATCACCCGGCTCGGCCGTGCGTACAACCTGGCCGCGCCGGCCTCCGGCCGGATCCTGTCCGGTGGTGTCGACTCGACCGCCCTCTATCCGCCGAAGCGTTTCCTCGGCGCCGCGCGCAACATCGAAAACGGTGGGTCGCTGACCATTCTGGCGACCGCGCTGGTGGAGACCGGGTCCACAATGGACACGGTGATTTTCGAGGAGTTCAAGGGCACTGGCAACGCCGAGCTCAAGCTCGACCGGAAACTCTCGGACAAGCGGATCTTCCCGGCGGTCGACGTCGACGCGTCCAGCACGCGTAAGGAAGAAATTCTGCTCGGCCCCGAGGAGCTGGGGATCGTCATCAAACTGCGCCGCGTGCTGTCCGCGCTCGACTCGCAGCAGGCGTTGGAGCTGTTGCTCGCGCAACTGAAGAAGACGCAGACAAACGTCGAGTTCCTGATGCAGATCCAGAAGACGACGCCGGGCTCGTTCGGCTCCGACTAA
- the thrB gene encoding homoserine kinase encodes MARAYEPARVRVRVPASSANLGPGFDAVGLALGLHDEVDVAIVPSGLDIEVTGEGAGELPNDEKHLLVRAARHAFDRLGGQPSGLRLRCHNRIPHGRGLGSSAAAIVAGLVGASALAGTGHARGELPDDELLCLANELEGHPDNVAACLLGAATIAWMDGDQARAVRLEPHADLAPVAFIPTGQFATETARGLLPAEVPHADAAANAGRAALLAYALTADLSVLYAATEDRLHQSYRAVAMPESMALVDRLRAAGVPAVISGAGATVLALTSGNGPAVEVLESYAPKGISVVPLPVDLSGSVAQPV; translated from the coding sequence GTGGCTCGTGCATACGAACCGGCCCGCGTACGGGTGCGCGTGCCGGCCAGCAGCGCGAATCTGGGGCCGGGTTTCGACGCCGTCGGCCTCGCGCTCGGCCTGCACGACGAGGTCGACGTGGCGATCGTGCCGTCCGGGCTGGACATCGAGGTGACCGGCGAAGGCGCCGGCGAGCTGCCCAACGACGAAAAACATCTGCTCGTACGCGCGGCCCGGCATGCCTTCGACCGGCTCGGCGGGCAGCCGTCCGGGTTGCGGCTGCGCTGCCACAACCGGATCCCGCACGGCCGCGGCCTCGGCTCGTCCGCCGCCGCGATCGTCGCCGGCCTGGTCGGCGCCAGCGCGCTCGCCGGCACCGGTCACGCGCGCGGCGAGCTGCCCGACGACGAGCTGTTGTGCCTGGCCAACGAGCTGGAAGGCCATCCGGACAACGTGGCGGCCTGCCTGCTCGGCGCGGCCACCATCGCCTGGATGGACGGTGACCAGGCCCGGGCCGTACGCCTTGAGCCGCATGCGGACCTCGCGCCGGTCGCGTTCATCCCGACCGGGCAGTTCGCCACCGAGACGGCCCGCGGACTGCTGCCGGCCGAGGTGCCACACGCCGACGCGGCGGCGAACGCGGGTCGCGCGGCGTTGCTCGCGTACGCGCTGACCGCCGACCTGTCGGTGTTGTACGCGGCGACCGAGGACCGTCTGCACCAGTCCTATCGCGCGGTGGCGATGCCGGAGTCGATGGCGTTGGTCGACCGGCTGCGCGCGGCCGGCGTGCCTGCGGTCATCAGCGGCGCCGGCGCCACCGTACTGGCGCTGACCAGCGGAAACGGCCCGGCCGTCGAGGTGCTGGAAAGTTACGCACCGAAAGGAATATCCGTCGTACCACTTCCCGTTGACCTGAGTGGATCCGTGGCACAGCCGGTCTGA